One stretch of Candidatus Dormiibacterota bacterium DNA includes these proteins:
- a CDS encoding cytochrome c oxidase subunit 3, which translates to MAHAATLNGVERYENQLTPGWGKLMMWVFLCSDAMSFAGLLAAYGAVRLGSSDWPVPATHLGVPLTALNTFILICSSVTMVKALSAIKHGDRKGLLGYLGATMLGGATFLGIQAYEWTHLIMEGMTIQSNPWGVNTLFGATFYILTGFHGCHVLSGVIYLFCIFVRALQGAYSAENNSSVEIVGLYWHFVDLIWILVFTFVYLIA; encoded by the coding sequence ATGGCGCACGCTGCGACCCTGAACGGCGTCGAACGTTACGAGAACCAGCTCACCCCGGGTTGGGGGAAGCTGATGATGTGGGTGTTCCTGTGCTCCGACGCCATGTCGTTCGCGGGGCTCCTGGCGGCCTACGGGGCGGTCCGGCTGGGGAGCTCGGACTGGCCGGTTCCGGCCACGCACCTGGGTGTGCCGCTCACCGCCCTCAACACCTTCATCCTGATCTGCAGCAGCGTCACGATGGTGAAGGCGCTGTCCGCCATCAAGCACGGCGATCGGAAGGGGCTGCTCGGTTACCTCGGAGCGACGATGCTCGGTGGCGCCACCTTCCTCGGGATCCAGGCGTACGAGTGGACGCATCTGATCATGGAGGGGATGACGATCCAGTCGAACCCCTGGGGCGTCAACACTCTGTTCGGCGCCACCTTCTACATCCTGACCGGGTTCCACGGCTGCCACGTCCTCTCGGGAGTCATCTACCTGTTCTGCATCTTCGTGCGGGCTCTCCAGGGGGCGTACAGCGCCGAGAACAACAGCTCGGTCGAGATCGTCGGCCTGTACTGGCATTTCGTCGATCTGATCTGGATCCTCGTCTTCACATTTGTCTACTTGATCGCCTGA
- a CDS encoding cytochrome C oxidase subunit IV family protein translates to MSGKPSEHAEPNYWMVWLSLAVLTVVELLVAQVQGARAFVIFSLCALALVKAALVAAYFMHLKFEKYALILIVVSPLLLSGILYVGLVPDAITHIHWLAH, encoded by the coding sequence GTGAGCGGAAAGCCCAGCGAGCACGCCGAGCCGAACTACTGGATGGTCTGGCTGTCCCTCGCCGTCCTCACCGTCGTCGAGCTTCTGGTGGCCCAGGTGCAGGGGGCGCGGGCCTTCGTCATCTTCTCCCTGTGCGCCCTGGCGCTGGTCAAGGCGGCGCTGGTGGCCGCCTACTTCATGCACCTGAAGTTCGAGAAGTACGCCCTCATCCTGATCGTCGTGAGCCCGCTCCTCCTGTCGGGCATTCTGTACGTGGGGCTCGTCCCCGACGCCATCACGCACATTCACTGGCTGGCGCACTGA